A genomic stretch from Candidatus Omnitrophota bacterium includes:
- a CDS encoding radical SAM protein, which translates to MPRLLVSDIKGNISFDTHLKAAGMKGGLIFRLECLDLIKLPPASRLFILPSRSAIGYDAATGRFIVIEGAFAVAVFLASGYTATYSAAYTPIGNPKQLPLFAYAAACMYKNELYAAAIHIDKDRRHDCRYIDMALVRKGIVKLAKLFPKNRLIEHLKACALIYGCPNAQNFFLGRYEAPLPTSPSCNASCTGCISFQPDKKCPASQPRIKFVPTAEEVSQIALFHIENVKRPIVSFGQGCEGEPLLQDKLIEKSIMLIRKNTEGGTIHMNSNGSRPEALARLLDAGLDSVRISLNSAREAYYAKYYRPRGYELKDVMESIKIVKEKKAFVSINYLTMPGFTDTKDEFMAFGNLASRYKIDMVQWRNLNYDPMRYFEELEAWPKSSELLGIKTVIDSLRKEFPHLRMGYFNPSL; encoded by the coding sequence ATGCCTAGACTGCTCGTATCGGACATAAAAGGGAATATCTCTTTTGACACACACCTGAAAGCGGCAGGTATGAAAGGCGGACTCATATTCAGGTTAGAATGCCTCGATCTCATAAAACTGCCCCCGGCGTCCAGGCTCTTCATTCTGCCATCAAGGTCCGCTATAGGTTACGATGCCGCAACAGGCAGGTTTATAGTTATAGAAGGAGCGTTTGCGGTTGCGGTTTTCCTGGCGAGCGGATATACCGCAACCTACTCGGCCGCCTATACCCCGATTGGCAATCCTAAACAGCTCCCATTATTTGCATATGCCGCGGCTTGTATGTATAAAAACGAACTATATGCCGCTGCTATCCATATAGACAAAGACAGGCGGCATGATTGCCGCTATATAGATATGGCGCTTGTACGAAAGGGGATTGTAAAATTAGCGAAGCTCTTCCCTAAAAACAGGCTCATAGAGCATCTTAAGGCCTGCGCTCTCATTTACGGGTGCCCTAATGCGCAGAATTTTTTCTTAGGCAGATATGAAGCGCCACTGCCAACATCTCCATCCTGTAACGCCTCGTGCACAGGGTGTATATCATTCCAGCCGGACAAAAAATGTCCTGCATCGCAGCCGAGAATAAAATTTGTTCCGACAGCTGAAGAAGTCAGCCAGATAGCATTGTTTCATATCGAAAACGTAAAGCGGCCCATAGTGAGTTTCGGGCAAGGGTGCGAGGGAGAGCCGCTTCTTCAGGATAAGCTCATAGAGAAATCGATAATGCTCATCCGGAAAAACACTGAAGGCGGCACCATACATATGAACTCCAATGGCTCGAGACCCGAAGCGCTCGCCAGATTATTGGACGCAGGCCTCGATAGCGTCCGGATCAGCTTAAATAGCGCGAGAGAAGCCTATTACGCAAAATATTACAGGCCGAGGGGGTACGAGCTTAAGGACGTAATGGAGTCTATAAAAATAGTGAAAGAGAAGAAAGCATTCGTCTCTATTAACTATTTAACGATGCCGGGTTTCACCGATACAAAAGATGAATTTATGGCCTTCGGAAACCTGGCTTCCAGATACAAGATAGATATGGTCCAGTGGCGCAACCTCAATTATGACCCGATGCGGTATTTCGAAGAGCTTGAAGCATGGCCGAAGAGCTCAGAACTACTGGGTATAAAAACTGTAATCGACTCACTACGCAAAGAATTTCCCCACCTCAGAATGGGCTACTTCAACCCCTCGCTATAG
- a CDS encoding HAD family phosphatase yields the protein MKYKLIIFDIDGTITRHISSWRYIHEKLRLWSNRAFRYQEDFFAGKISYRKFCELDAAHWKGMRIRKIRSIFRSVRYSKNAARSITKLKRQGFKLAAVSTGLQFMTERVRSELKFDYAISNLLSSRNGLLTGGVKINLEHGAKHTALAEIYKKFKVKPHEVISVGDTEGDIPLARNSGFFIAFNCSSAKLKRIADYTCKTKDFNEVYKKIMAITYE from the coding sequence ATGAAGTATAAGCTGATAATATTCGATATCGACGGCACCATAACCCGTCACATCAGCTCGTGGCGCTATATCCATGAGAAACTCCGCCTCTGGTCAAATCGCGCGTTCCGTTATCAGGAAGACTTCTTCGCCGGTAAGATATCCTACAGAAAATTCTGCGAACTTGACGCCGCCCATTGGAAGGGAATGCGTATCAGAAAGATACGCTCGATATTCAGAAGCGTGCGTTACTCGAAGAACGCTGCGCGCTCGATAACTAAATTAAAAAGACAGGGATTCAAGTTAGCCGCTGTATCCACCGGCCTGCAATTCATGACGGAACGGGTAAGATCTGAGCTGAAATTCGATTATGCCATATCAAACCTACTCTCCTCACGGAACGGTTTACTGACCGGCGGCGTGAAGATAAACCTCGAACACGGCGCGAAACATACGGCGCTGGCGGAAATTTACAAAAAGTTCAAGGTGAAACCGCACGAGGTAATAAGCGTGGGTGATACCGAAGGCGATATACCGCTTGCCAGAAATTCCGGTTTCTTTATCGCCTTCAACTGCTCAAGCGCTAAGCTGAAAAGAATAGCTGATTATACCTGTAAGACCAAAGACTTTAATGAAGTCTATAAAAAAATAATGGCTATTACATATGAGTGA
- the atpH gene encoding ATP synthase F1 subunit delta: MIREEIVSKRYANAFLAYAKETIGFVQGLDELHRAKRIMRDNPNLKEFLESPAITNSEKDEVVNAVFKNEFNDELIHFLKLLIEAKRIDLFVDIAEYTRIHYAHGAEADTLLKTSYPLETNTLHRIKNALEQRISRKIHLYIQLDADLVGGAYAQIGNLIIDGSVKKRLEDMKKKLDVLKVV; the protein is encoded by the coding sequence GTGATCAGGGAAGAGATAGTGTCAAAGAGGTACGCAAACGCATTTTTAGCATACGCTAAAGAGACGATCGGTTTCGTGCAGGGCCTGGATGAGCTGCATAGGGCAAAGCGCATTATGCGCGACAACCCGAACCTTAAAGAGTTTCTCGAGAGTCCCGCGATAACAAACTCCGAAAAGGATGAAGTCGTCAACGCTGTATTTAAAAATGAATTTAATGATGAGCTGATACACTTTCTCAAACTGCTTATCGAAGCCAAACGCATCGATCTATTCGTCGACATAGCGGAATATACGCGCATACATTACGCTCACGGCGCTGAAGCCGACACGCTCCTTAAGACAAGCTATCCGCTTGAGACGAATACGCTCCATAGGATAAAAAACGCTCTTGAGCAGCGCATAAGCAGGAAGATCCATCTATATATTCAGCTTGACGCAGACCTGGTCGGCGGCGCGTATGCGCAAATAGGAAATTTAATAATAGACGGGTCCGTCAAAAAACGCCTGGAAGATATGAAAAAAAAGCTCGACGTACTGAAGGTGGTATGA
- a CDS encoding F0F1 ATP synthase subunit epsilon, giving the protein MPKLFHLTILSSDKKIFEGDLQSLVAPGEIGYLGILADHAPLMTTLLPGKITLKDASGKTTALDSKTNGFLEIIKNRATILLDQEHRT; this is encoded by the coding sequence GTGCCAAAGTTATTTCACCTGACTATCCTATCGAGCGATAAAAAGATATTCGAGGGCGACCTGCAGTCGCTGGTCGCTCCGGGAGAGATCGGCTATCTGGGAATACTGGCCGACCATGCCCCCCTGATGACAACTCTCCTCCCCGGAAAGATAACTCTGAAAGACGCCTCCGGAAAGACAACGGCTTTAGACTCGAAGACCAACGGATTTCTCGAGATCATAAAGAATAGAGCTACTATATTGTTAGACCAGGAGCACAGGACATGA
- the atpG gene encoding ATP synthase F1 subunit gamma — MIPAHNLRQIKVRIKSIGNTRKITRAMEMVSASKLSKVKTSFFFTKPYLASLENMLYDLLSDSPGLKNILLEKKAHIKSSALCVVTSDTGLCGAYNDNVIKYAERFLKDLDSPTVSIVAVGREGYDYFQKNGFRMAHSYLGLYGRYSSKLSDEIAKDLINMFVKGETDEVYVVYSHFKASLRHAPMAEKLLNIESPERPRSYYTFEPSAKSILNSMIPKYVTYKMREILLEAFTSEHSARMLAMKTATDNADDLTEQLTLARNKARQFAITKEVLEIAASAEALKG, encoded by the coding sequence ATGATACCAGCGCATAATTTACGGCAGATAAAGGTCAGGATAAAGTCGATCGGGAATACCCGTAAGATAACAAGGGCCATGGAGATGGTCTCCGCGTCAAAATTAAGCAAAGTGAAGACATCGTTTTTTTTCACAAAACCGTATCTCGCCAGTCTCGAGAATATGCTATATGATCTCTTGTCCGATTCGCCGGGGTTAAAAAATATTTTGCTTGAAAAAAAGGCGCACATAAAAAGTTCGGCCCTGTGCGTCGTGACATCGGATACGGGGCTATGCGGCGCGTACAATGATAACGTGATAAAATATGCCGAACGATTTTTAAAAGACCTCGACTCTCCCACCGTAAGCATAGTAGCGGTTGGCAGGGAAGGATACGACTATTTTCAAAAAAATGGATTCCGCATGGCGCATTCATATCTTGGCCTTTACGGACGATACTCTTCAAAACTCTCCGATGAGATCGCGAAGGATCTGATAAATATGTTCGTAAAAGGCGAAACCGACGAAGTATATGTCGTATATTCGCATTTTAAAGCTTCACTGCGCCACGCGCCAATGGCAGAGAAGCTGCTCAATATAGAATCTCCGGAGAGACCAAGAAGCTACTATACTTTTGAGCCTTCGGCAAAATCTATACTTAATTCGATGATCCCGAAATATGTAACCTATAAGATGCGCGAGATATTGCTGGAAGCGTTCACATCCGAGCATTCGGCCCGTATGCTGGCAATGAAAACAGCGACGGATAATGCGGACGATCTCACCGAACAGCTGACGCTTGCGCGTAATAAAGCAAGGCAGTTTGCTATCACAAAGGAAGTGCTGGAGATAGCGGCATCCGCCGAGGCACTGAAAGGGTAG
- the atpA gene encoding F0F1 ATP synthase subunit alpha, which produces MHLQPHEVTAIIKKELEKYRTRLRVESVGTVLQVGDGIALVYGLDDVMVGELVTFKDGTEGIVFNLEEDSVGIVILGDEKEIREGEIVKRTGKIAQVPVGEALLGRVVSALGHPRDGKGPIATNRHRPVEARSPGVIDRQPVTQPLYTGIKAIDSMIPIGRGQRELIIADRQTGKTAIAIDTIINQKGKGVYCIYVAIGQKMSSIVSVSETLKQYGAMEHTIIVSASSRASASLQYLAPYSACAMAEEFMHLGKDVLVIYDDLSKHAQAYRQLSLLLRRPPGREAYPGDIFYLHSRLLERAAKLSDKLGGGSITALPIIETQAGDITSYIPTNVISITDGQIYLETDLFYAGVRPAINVGLSVSRVGGNAQEKAMKQVAGRLRLDLAQYRELIAFSQFGSELDKTTQAQLHRGERMVEILKQGQYDTLGLGKQVMIIYAATNGFLDDLKISVIRKFEIEFYKYIDSTHPDIEREIEAKRVLDDPLKEKLNKAIESFKTGFRNTIK; this is translated from the coding sequence ATGCATCTGCAGCCGCATGAAGTAACAGCCATAATTAAGAAAGAATTAGAGAAATACCGAACCAGGCTCAGGGTCGAATCGGTCGGAACGGTCCTGCAGGTCGGTGACGGGATAGCCCTCGTGTACGGGTTAGATGATGTCATGGTGGGCGAGCTTGTCACGTTTAAAGACGGCACCGAAGGGATAGTCTTCAATCTGGAGGAGGATAGCGTAGGCATAGTCATACTGGGAGATGAAAAAGAGATACGGGAAGGCGAGATCGTAAAGCGGACGGGGAAGATCGCTCAGGTGCCGGTAGGAGAAGCCCTTTTAGGAAGGGTCGTTAGCGCACTCGGACATCCGAGAGACGGCAAAGGACCCATCGCCACGAATAGACACCGGCCCGTCGAGGCAAGGTCGCCGGGCGTCATAGACCGGCAGCCTGTCACCCAGCCGCTCTATACAGGCATAAAAGCTATCGATTCAATGATCCCCATAGGCCGCGGACAACGTGAACTCATAATCGCGGACCGCCAGACAGGCAAGACAGCTATCGCGATCGATACGATAATCAACCAGAAGGGTAAAGGCGTTTACTGCATCTATGTAGCTATCGGGCAGAAGATGTCGAGCATAGTATCCGTCTCGGAGACGCTTAAGCAGTATGGCGCAATGGAGCATACGATTATCGTAAGCGCTTCATCGCGCGCATCGGCCTCACTGCAGTATCTGGCCCCTTATTCAGCCTGCGCCATGGCGGAAGAGTTCATGCATTTAGGGAAAGACGTACTGGTCATATATGACGATCTCTCAAAACACGCGCAGGCCTACAGACAGCTTTCGCTCCTATTGAGAAGGCCTCCGGGCAGGGAAGCATACCCGGGAGATATCTTCTATCTGCATTCGAGGCTACTGGAGCGCGCGGCAAAGCTGAGCGACAAGCTCGGGGGAGGGTCCATCACCGCGCTTCCGATAATAGAGACGCAAGCGGGAGACATAACGAGTTACATACCGACGAACGTCATATCTATCACCGACGGCCAGATATATCTCGAAACCGACCTGTTCTATGCAGGCGTACGCCCTGCGATCAATGTGGGCTTATCGGTCTCGCGGGTAGGCGGTAACGCCCAGGAGAAGGCCATGAAGCAGGTAGCCGGAAGGTTGAGGCTGGACCTGGCGCAGTACAGGGAGCTTATCGCTTTCTCCCAGTTTGGGTCGGAGCTCGATAAGACCACGCAGGCACAGCTGCATCGCGGAGAGCGAATGGTCGAGATATTGAAACAGGGGCAATACGATACGCTCGGGCTGGGGAAACAGGTAATGATTATTTATGCCGCGACAAATGGATTTCTGGACGATTTGAAGATATCTGTGATCCGAAAATTTGAGATTGAATTCTATAAATATATCGATTCGACTCATCCGGATATAGAGCGCGAGATCGAAGCGAAGAGGGTTCTTGATGATCCGCTGAAGGAAAAACTTAATAAAGCCATAGAATCATTCAAAACCGGATTCAGGAATACCATTAAATGA
- a CDS encoding DEAD/DEAH box helicase, with the protein MIYDRFQEEAIRWINEGHSVIVSAPTGAGKTAIAEHVIETCILERRGVIYTAPIKALSNQKYRDFQKKYQDTIGILTGDVSINADAPVLIMTTEIFRNKVLDKPEDLKKYSWIIFDEVHYIDNPERGTVWEESLIFLPAHMNILALSATIPNIGQFAQWIESIHKKTVKVVIENKRPVPLHFFYQCHNQVFDNLNNIRRARSYKVNTTNALIKHVREQDELPCIYFVFGRKRAEYLADELYNFNFLTEHEQAEITNMYDSLLERFDLKNEKSAVRMQPLIERGIAFHHAGMLPTLKEVIERLFTSRLLKVIFTTETFALGINMPSRSVIFDEVRKFYGTYIRNLKTRDFYQMAGRAGRRGIDSEGFVYTRINLGRTRIDEVRSIIYGKPEDVKSQFNASYATILNLYDKYQEDLFKIYPLSLHFFQTKPHQQAEATRLMGAKLKLLKEFGCISEGALTMKGQFAKAVYGYELLLAELYGQGVFEELDEISLGVIAVSAVFEPRKNQQFPTGLSKSTIEVKKISEQIYFETRRKETRAKIYPFSKMPYFHLAKAMECWLNGMAFQKILQFTDTDEGELIRYFRMAVQVLREIKDAPISPDLKSRITKALHYISRDVIDAEKQLREG; encoded by the coding sequence ATGATATACGATAGATTTCAGGAAGAGGCGATCCGCTGGATCAACGAAGGCCATTCGGTAATAGTCTCCGCTCCGACAGGCGCGGGAAAGACGGCGATCGCCGAACATGTTATAGAAACCTGTATTCTAGAGCGCCGGGGCGTAATATATACGGCCCCGATAAAGGCTCTATCCAACCAGAAGTACCGCGATTTTCAGAAGAAATATCAGGATACGATAGGAATATTGACCGGAGATGTCTCCATTAACGCGGATGCTCCGGTCCTTATAATGACGACCGAGATATTCCGTAATAAGGTCCTCGACAAGCCGGAGGATCTTAAAAAGTATTCCTGGATAATCTTTGACGAAGTGCACTATATAGACAATCCCGAGCGCGGCACGGTCTGGGAAGAGTCCCTGATATTTTTACCGGCGCATATGAATATCCTGGCCCTTTCGGCGACGATACCTAATATCGGGCAGTTCGCGCAGTGGATCGAATCTATACATAAAAAGACGGTGAAGGTTGTGATCGAAAACAAGCGCCCGGTCCCCCTCCATTTTTTCTATCAGTGCCATAACCAGGTTTTCGATAACCTGAATAATATACGCCGCGCCAGGAGCTACAAAGTCAATACGACGAACGCGCTGATAAAACATGTCCGCGAACAGGATGAGCTGCCCTGCATATATTTCGTATTCGGAAGAAAGCGCGCCGAGTATCTGGCAGACGAGCTTTATAATTTCAACTTTCTTACGGAGCACGAACAGGCCGAGATTACGAATATGTATGATAGCCTCCTGGAGAGGTTTGACCTCAAGAATGAGAAGAGCGCTGTCAGGATGCAGCCGCTCATCGAGCGCGGCATCGCGTTCCATCATGCGGGAATGCTTCCCACGCTGAAGGAGGTCATCGAACGGCTCTTTACGAGCCGCCTCCTGAAAGTGATATTCACTACCGAGACCTTCGCCCTCGGCATAAATATGCCCAGCCGTTCGGTGATATTCGATGAGGTAAGAAAGTTCTACGGCACTTACATCAGAAACCTCAAGACGCGCGATTTCTATCAGATGGCCGGCCGCGCAGGCAGGCGCGGCATCGACTCCGAAGGGTTCGTTTACACCCGCATAAATCTCGGGCGCACGAGGATTGACGAGGTACGCAGCATAATTTACGGTAAGCCGGAGGATGTGAAGAGCCAGTTCAACGCTTCTTACGCCACTATACTGAACCTTTACGATAAATACCAGGAAGACCTTTTTAAGATATACCCCCTATCGCTGCATTTTTTCCAGACGAAACCGCATCAGCAGGCCGAGGCGACCAGGCTTATGGGTGCGAAGCTTAAGCTATTGAAGGAGTTCGGATGCATCAGTGAGGGTGCTCTTACGATGAAGGGGCAATTCGCTAAAGCGGTTTACGGATATGAGCTGCTATTGGCGGAGCTTTACGGCCAGGGCGTGTTCGAAGAGCTGGACGAGATATCCCTGGGCGTCATCGCGGTTTCGGCCGTCTTCGAGCCCAGGAAGAACCAGCAGTTCCCTACGGGTTTATCTAAAAGCACGATAGAAGTAAAGAAGATAAGCGAGCAGATCTACTTTGAGACGAGGCGCAAGGAGACGCGCGCGAAGATCTATCCTTTCAGCAAGATGCCGTATTTCCATCTCGCCAAGGCCATGGAGTGTTGGCTGAATGGCATGGCTTTCCAGAAGATCCTGCAGTTCACGGATACCGACGAGGGCGAGCTCATCCGCTATTTCAGGATGGCGGTGCAGGTATTGAGGGAGATCAAAGACGCTCCCATATCGCCCGATTTGAAATCAAGGATCACCAAGGCCCTCCACTACATAAGCCGCGATGTCATCGACGCGGAGAAGCAGCTCCGCGAAGGGTAG
- the atpD gene encoding F0F1 ATP synthase subunit beta: MAEGEIIQVIGPVVDIRFPEMETPEIFSAVKIEDPERKIALTLEVEQLIGNNTARCISMGPTDGLVRGMKARSLGVPIKVPIGEQTLGRVFNLLGETIDGLGPIPHPEKCNSIHREPPSFQEQLPVSAMLETGIKVIDLLAPYPRGGKIGLFGGAGVGKTVIVMELIRTIASEHSGVSVFGGIGERTREGNDLWLELSRSGVLKKTALVFGEMSEPPGARFRVGLSALTIAEHFRDEEGMDVLLFIDNIYRYVQAGSEVSTLLGRMPSAVGYQPSLATEMAQLQERIVSTKRGSITSVQAVYVPADDITDPAPATTFSHLDAKMVLSRQISELGIYPAVDPLDSTSKILEPRIVGEEHYNTALNVQKVLQRYKDLRDIIAILGIDELSDEDKLLVSRARKIQKFFSQPFFVAEAYTGIKGKYVKLTDTIHGFRMILEGKLDDLPEQAFYMVGAIEEAIEKASKLKNGN; this comes from the coding sequence ATGGCAGAGGGCGAGATAATACAGGTTATAGGACCGGTGGTAGATATACGTTTTCCGGAGATGGAAACGCCCGAGATCTTTAGCGCGGTAAAGATTGAAGATCCGGAAAGGAAGATAGCTCTGACTCTCGAAGTGGAACAATTGATAGGGAACAATACCGCCCGCTGTATCTCTATGGGCCCCACCGATGGGCTGGTGCGCGGCATGAAGGCAAGGAGCCTCGGGGTGCCTATAAAGGTACCGATAGGAGAACAGACGCTCGGCAGAGTCTTTAATCTTCTGGGAGAAACTATAGACGGCCTGGGGCCCATACCGCATCCTGAAAAGTGCAACAGCATACACAGAGAACCGCCTTCATTTCAGGAACAGCTCCCTGTTTCCGCAATGCTTGAAACAGGGATAAAGGTAATCGACCTCCTCGCGCCTTATCCCAGAGGAGGAAAGATAGGTCTCTTCGGCGGAGCGGGCGTGGGCAAGACCGTAATAGTTATGGAACTTATACGGACTATCGCCAGCGAACATTCGGGCGTGTCCGTCTTCGGAGGAATAGGGGAACGCACAAGGGAAGGGAACGATCTCTGGCTTGAACTTAGCAGGTCGGGCGTATTAAAGAAGACCGCCCTCGTATTCGGAGAGATGAGTGAGCCACCCGGCGCACGCTTCAGGGTAGGCCTCTCAGCCCTGACGATCGCCGAGCATTTCCGGGATGAAGAAGGCATGGATGTTCTGCTTTTCATTGATAATATCTACAGATATGTGCAAGCGGGTTCGGAGGTATCAACGCTCCTCGGAAGGATGCCGTCCGCCGTAGGTTACCAGCCAAGCCTCGCTACGGAGATGGCGCAACTTCAGGAGCGCATAGTATCCACAAAACGCGGATCGATAACCTCGGTGCAAGCGGTATATGTGCCGGCCGACGATATCACGGACCCGGCGCCGGCTACCACATTCTCGCACCTCGACGCGAAGATGGTGCTCTCTCGCCAGATATCGGAGCTCGGAATATACCCGGCGGTGGACCCGCTCGACTCAACATCCAAGATACTGGAACCCAGGATAGTCGGGGAAGAGCACTATAACACAGCGCTCAACGTGCAGAAAGTATTGCAGAGGTATAAAGACCTCCGCGATATCATAGCGATCCTTGGCATTGACGAACTCTCGGACGAGGACAAATTGCTGGTGTCCCGCGCAAGGAAGATCCAAAAATTCTTCTCCCAGCCCTTCTTCGTAGCGGAGGCTTACACAGGCATAAAAGGGAAATATGTAAAGCTCACCGATACCATACACGGTTTTAGGATGATACTTGAAGGCAAGCTCGACGACCTGCCGGAACAGGCATTCTATATGGTAGGCGCGATCGAGGAAGCGATAGAGAAGGCCTCAAAGCTGAAGAACGGAAACTAG
- a CDS encoding YgiQ family radical SAM protein, with protein sequence MSDFLPMTKEEMSALGWSYLDIIIVTGDAYVDHPSYGGAVIGRVLESEGYKVGIIAQPDLKNPDSLKRMGRPRLFFGVTAGNLDSMIANYTANKKFRSEDEYSPGGKTDLRPDRATLIYTNKIRQAFGNIPIVIGGIEASMRRLAHYDYWSDTLRRSILLDSKADILVYGMGEVQIAEIARRLRDGERIKDLNDIRGTVIVRNSIDNFNDAVSIPSFEEASYSKDKFNEAFRLAYMEQDPLRGRTIIQRHAARFVIQLPCAKPLSTKEMDRIYKLPFARSPHPSYKKAGGVPGFETVKYSIISHRGCPGECSFCSLYAHQGRIIQSRSAESILKEIKTLASQPDFNGTITDIGGATANLYEAHCDLWKNKGACKDRRCLFPAKCKNLKLGYSKMIELWKHAGSIERVKHIFVGSGVRYDLLNDNESDEYLRELCAHHVSGQLKVAPEHGQAHVLDLMRKPRFSVYEHFVQRFDAVNKKLNKKQFLVNYIIVGHPGARLEDSLNLSLELKKMHVYPEQIQDFIPLPMTASGAMFYTGKDPFTRQDVYVAKNLREKKLQRALIQFKNPGNKRYVIEALKSLGKMNIIKEFYS encoded by the coding sequence ATGAGTGATTTTTTACCGATGACGAAAGAGGAGATGTCCGCGCTAGGGTGGAGCTATCTCGACATAATAATAGTGACCGGTGATGCCTACGTCGATCACCCGTCTTATGGAGGGGCCGTCATCGGAAGGGTCCTTGAATCTGAAGGATATAAGGTCGGTATAATAGCCCAGCCCGACCTGAAGAACCCAGACTCCCTAAAGAGGATGGGCCGGCCGCGATTATTTTTTGGCGTCACTGCGGGCAACCTGGACTCGATGATCGCCAATTATACCGCTAACAAGAAATTTAGAAGCGAGGATGAGTATTCGCCCGGAGGTAAGACAGATCTGCGTCCTGACCGCGCAACGCTTATATACACGAACAAGATACGCCAGGCTTTTGGTAATATACCGATCGTCATCGGCGGTATCGAGGCAAGCATGCGCAGGCTCGCTCACTATGACTACTGGTCGGATACCCTCCGCAGGTCGATACTGCTTGATTCCAAGGCAGATATCCTTGTATACGGGATGGGCGAAGTACAGATAGCCGAAATAGCGAGACGCCTGCGGGATGGTGAAAGGATAAAAGATCTGAACGACATACGCGGAACGGTCATCGTCAGGAATTCGATAGATAATTTTAACGATGCCGTATCGATACCTTCATTTGAAGAGGCAAGCTACAGTAAAGATAAATTCAATGAAGCCTTCCGGCTCGCATATATGGAGCAGGATCCTCTGCGGGGCCGCACGATAATACAGCGCCATGCCGCTCGCTTCGTGATCCAGCTCCCATGCGCGAAACCGTTATCCACAAAAGAGATGGACAGAATATACAAACTGCCGTTCGCAAGATCGCCGCATCCCAGTTATAAGAAGGCTGGCGGAGTGCCGGGTTTCGAAACGGTAAAATATTCGATCATATCGCACAGGGGGTGCCCCGGAGAGTGCAGCTTCTGTTCTCTCTACGCCCATCAGGGCAGGATCATCCAGAGCCGAAGCGCTGAATCCATACTAAAAGAAATAAAAACCCTGGCATCTCAGCCCGATTTTAACGGCACTATCACCGACATAGGAGGAGCGACCGCAAATCTTTATGAGGCGCATTGCGATCTATGGAAAAATAAAGGCGCCTGCAAGGACCGCAGATGCCTTTTCCCGGCAAAATGCAAGAACCTTAAACTCGGCTATTCTAAGATGATAGAACTCTGGAAACACGCAGGCTCGATCGAGCGCGTCAAACATATATTTGTCGGGAGCGGCGTCCGATATGATCTGCTGAACGATAACGAATCCGACGAATACCTGAGAGAGCTGTGCGCTCACCATGTCAGCGGGCAGTTGAAAGTCGCGCCCGAGCACGGCCAGGCGCATGTGCTCGACCTTATGCGAAAGCCGCGCTTTAGCGTATATGAACATTTCGTCCAGCGCTTCGATGCTGTTAACAAAAAACTTAATAAGAAACAATTTCTCGTGAATTATATCATAGTAGGGCATCCCGGAGCCAGACTGGAAGATTCCCTGAATCTTTCGCTTGAATTAAAAAAGATGCATGTCTATCCGGAACAGATCCAGGATTTTATTCCGCTTCCGATGACCGCATCAGGAGCAATGTTCTACACCGGAAAAGACCCATTTACCCGGCAGGACGTATATGTGGCGAAAAACCTTCGCGAGAAGAAGCTCCAGCGCGCGCTCATACAATTCAAGAATCCCGGCAATAAAAGATATGTTATCGAGGCACTCAAGTCACTCGGCAAGATGAACATTATTAAGGAATTCTATAGCTGA
- a CDS encoding DUF296 domain-containing protein, with product MKYTKGSIGRIFLIKFNDDDVLLDELDKLARKEKIRAATLVFIGALKKGDLVTGPKKPVIPPEPNWVGFKDAWEVMGIGTIYTNSKGPQIHLHASMGKKLKTLTGCVRKKSKVFLVIEAVVFELKGVRATKEIDPGTGLSLLKIL from the coding sequence ATGAAATATACTAAAGGCTCCATAGGCAGAATATTTTTGATAAAATTCAACGACGACGATGTGCTGTTAGACGAGCTTGATAAGCTCGCCAGAAAAGAGAAGATAAGGGCCGCTACGCTCGTATTTATAGGCGCCCTGAAAAAAGGCGATCTCGTGACCGGGCCCAAAAAACCCGTTATACCACCTGAGCCTAACTGGGTCGGATTTAAAGATGCCTGGGAGGTTATGGGTATCGGCACCATATATACTAACTCAAAGGGCCCGCAAATACATCTGCATGCCTCGATGGGCAAAAAGCTCAAGACCCTCACCGGATGTGTCCGCAAAAAATCCAAAGTATTCCTGGTTATAGAGGCGGTGGTATTTGAACTAAAAGGGGTAAGGGCGACTAAAGAGATCGACCCCGGGACCGGGCTCTCCCTGCTAAAAATATTATAG